Within Actinobaculum sp. 313, the genomic segment GAATGACGGAGTCAGCTCGACGATCTGCGTTCCCGGGCCCACGACGGCCCGTGCCGCATCGCCGATGCTTTGCGTCATGCTCTCCGTTGTATTCACATTGACTACAAGGATCTTCATCGAGTCCTCCTCTTCGTTTCGATCACAGTACCACGGCTTTCCGTCAGATGGAATACTTTTTTCGCTAGTTAGAAGAAGGTACCGCAGCGTAAGAAGGGCATAAAAGGTACGAGTTGCGCAGAAATCGGCTTGATATCACGCAAAAACGGGCACACATCGAGGGATTGAGGGCGTGCCTCTCTTTTCCGTCATACGGGAAAGAGAGGTGCCACCGCCATTCGTATAGGCGTATTTGGAGGCCCTTGCTCCTCCCACCATTGGGAGCTGTAGCCGCCATGCAGCACGTCTATGGAAATGTGTTCTCAGACACATTAGGGCTGCGCATGGTAGAGGAGCCGACCCGTAGGGAGGGGATCGCTGTTCCCGGGCACAAGTCCCGGTGCGAGTCTATGTGATCGGTGTGCACGCAAGCACCGTCGGTGGCAACATGGCTTATCTGCACCGGGCGGAGCGTATGCCCACACATCCACACAACAACGCATCACCGGCGCCCTACACGAGCCGAGTACACCGAATGAACTACAAGCTAGGAACCTTTCAGCTGCGATTACTCGATTCCCGCCGCCTGACGCTCCTCCTCCGCAGCACGCCGTTCTTCCGCAAGAAGCTGCGCAATACTGCTCGCCGTTTCTCGAAGAACCGGTACAGCATGCGTCTCCACCGTGTCCAGATCGATACGCCCAACGGGCGCAGCAACTGACACTGCCAAGTACAGATCACCCGGTACGGCTACCGCAACGCAGCACACGCCCACCTCGTGCTCGTTATCGTCGATGGCATATCCGCGTTCACGCACCAAATCGATATGTTCCCGCAATGCTTGCGGATCGGTGATCGTGCGCGGAGTCAGGGCACGCAACTCGCACCGGTCAATCGTTTTTCCGGCCTGGCTCGATGGCATTGCCGCGAGGATGGCCTTCCCCACCCCCGTCGCATGTAGCGACACTTGGTTCCCTACCTCTGTGAACATTCGCATCGAACGCTCCGAGGGAACATGCGCGATGTATCGTGCGAAGTCCTGATCGAGCATGGCCACCGACACAGATTCACCCAGCTCTTCCACCGTCTTGGTCAACAGTGGCCGCAGAGCGACGCCGAGGGCACCCCCTGCGTAACGGGACAGCGAAATGAGCCGGGTTCCCAGGGCGTATCTGCGCCGCGGGGTTTGGTACACGTACCCAGATGCGATCAGGGTGTGCAGCAGGCGATGAATGGTCGGCATCGGAAGCTTCGTTGCTTCCGCTATCTCCGTGATACCAATCGGCATGCCGGCCCGTGCAACAATTTCGAGAATCTCGAGTGCTCGGCTGACCGATTGAACGGTTGATTGACCTTTCGCAGCCCGGTTACTCATCGGCTGGGCTTCCTTTCCTTACGCACTCATCACCAGATAACACGCGTCGTGCGCTCCATGTGGAAACGAGTAGTGAATCGCGCAAATCCGCATTTATGGAAACAAATGTCCACCTAGCAAAATACGCCCTCGGAGCAGGTTATGCAGCCGATTTGATCGCGCGATGACGTACTCCACACAACGCCTGCATCTACCAGTCGATCCGATACGAGAGCCGGTCAGTCGGGCGGACTCCCCTCTATGCGCGACTCATCTCCGCTTCCACACCAAGGACTCCAACGGATGACGACCCAGCCCACACGGTTGCAAGCCCTCCGTGTACAATCGCGGCGTGCCTGAACGCGATATAGACCGAGAGATTCGGCGTCTTGCTCTTCCTTCGCTCGGTGCGCTCCTCATCGCGCCACTTCTGGTGGCCGTCGACTCGGCCATGGTCGGGCACCTCGGAACCTCCGAATTGGCCGGCCTAGCGCTGGCATCAACCGTCCTCACCACGATTGTGGGCCTGTGTATCTTTCTCGCCTACGCGACGACGGCGTCGACCGCAAGACTATTCGGTGCCGGCCGCCACCGGGAGGCGCTTAGTCGCGGTATCGACGGCATCTGGTTGGCACTCATTCTGGCTGTCATACTTGCAACCGGACTGCTGGCCTTCGGTGGACCGCTGCTGGAACTCTTTGGCTCCTCCTCCGACGTCGCACTACAAGCACGCCGCTACCTACATACCTCCGCCTTTGGACTGCCCGGCATGTTGGTGGTTCTTGCCGCCAACGGTACGCTACGCGGTTTGGGCGACACCACCACTCCGTTCTATGCGGCCGCGGGCGGGGCCGCCGCCAATGTGCCGCTGAACTTTCTTCTCATTTACCCCGTGGGCTGGGGCGTGGCTGGAGCAGGCGTCGGCACAGCGCTTGCCCAGACCGGAATGGGCCTGTGGCTGGTGAGCGTCGTCGTGCGCAGAGCGCGGCGAGAAGGGGCACGCACATCCTTCCGCGGCGCCGGAGTTCTTGCCTCGCTCAGCAGCGCCATGCCGCTGATAATCCGCACACTCTGCCTGCGTGCAGCCATCATCGGGCAGTTAACTGCGGCCACCCGTCTGGGTACCGAGGAGTTAGCGTCGAACCAGATCACCATGACCGTGTGGAACTTCGCGGCCTACGGGCTCGATGCCCTCGCCACCGCGGCGCAGGTACTGGTTGGTCAGGGACTTGGTGCGAAGGATAAAGTACGTGTTCGCGCAGTTTTGGCCCGATGCCTCAATCGTGGGGTTACAACTGGAGCACTGCTCGGAGCACTCCTCATCATTCTCAGCCCGTTGATCCCGCTCCTCATGACGGGCGACGGCGCCGTGCACAGCCTTGCCACCCACTCGCTGTGGGTCACCGCGCTCTGCCTGCCGATCGCCGCCGTCGCCTACATGCTCGACGGTGTTCTTATCGGAGCGGGCGACGCTAGCCGTCTCGCCTGGTATATGCTGGCATCCCTGCTGGTACTAGCACCATGCATCGCAGCTGTTGTGGCCTTCGGGCGCGGGCAGGTAGGACTGCTGGCGCTATGGGCCGCCTACGCCGGGGTGTTCATGGCCATGCGCGGCGCAACCATGCTCCTCAGAGTACGCGGTGAAGAGTGGATGGGCCTATAGTGCGCGGCGGAGCCGTACTTTCCCGCACGATCAATTGCGTGGGAATAAGAATCTGCTGCGGTTGCACGCCTTCCGGATCCTCCATAACCGCCAGTAGCGCCGACACCAGATTTCTTCCTACCGCCGCGAAGTCCTGCGAGATGGTGGTCAGCGGTGGCCACATCCATTCCGCCACCAGATTGTCGAAGCCGATCACCGAGACGTCGTCGGGAACACGCCTGCCCGCCTCGTACAGGGCACGCAGGAGGCCCAGCGCCATTTCGTCGTTGGCACAGTACACCGCAGTAATATCCGGGTTTTCGGCAATCCGTTGACCCAGTTGGTATCCGGAGCGCGGCGTCCAATCCCCGCGAAACACGGGAGGAACGCTACGCCCGGTTTCCCACAATGTTTCCATCCATGCGCGTTCGCGGGCCAATGCCTGTAAAGAATGCGTTGGACCGGCAATGTGATGGACGGTCTCATGCCCGAGTTCGAGCAGATGGCTGACCGCCGCTCTCGTGCCCGCTGCCTGGTCGCTTCCAACCGCGGTGTACTGCACCGACGGGCGGAAATCGCTCAGCACTATCGGCAAATTCCGCCGCCCGCTGGACAGTGCCGCCAATGGAGTCTCCAGGCGGAGCACGATCAGACCATCCACATACTGCCCGAGGAATTCCAGTGCGCGTGAAATATCCTCGGGATTGCTGGAGGGCGTATCCACCAAGGTCACGGGACGGTCAGCTTCACGAAGAGCCGCAACAACAGCCTCGGTGATATGAGCTTCACCGGTACGGGAGAGCTGATGACCGACGACGCCGATCGTGCCCAGCGTCCCAGAACGCAGGGCACGCGCCGCCCGATTCGGCACATAACCCAACTGATCCATTGCCTCGCGAACCCGCCGCGCGGTTTGTTCGCGCACATTCGATTGGCCGCGCACCACGC encodes:
- a CDS encoding MATE family efflux transporter, producing the protein MPERDIDREIRRLALPSLGALLIAPLLVAVDSAMVGHLGTSELAGLALASTVLTTIVGLCIFLAYATTASTARLFGAGRHREALSRGIDGIWLALILAVILATGLLAFGGPLLELFGSSSDVALQARRYLHTSAFGLPGMLVVLAANGTLRGLGDTTTPFYAAAGGAAANVPLNFLLIYPVGWGVAGAGVGTALAQTGMGLWLVSVVVRRARREGARTSFRGAGVLASLSSAMPLIIRTLCLRAAIIGQLTAATRLGTEELASNQITMTVWNFAAYGLDALATAAQVLVGQGLGAKDKVRVRAVLARCLNRGVTTGALLGALLIILSPLIPLLMTGDGAVHSLATHSLWVTALCLPIAAVAYMLDGVLIGAGDASRLAWYMLASLLVLAPCIAAVVAFGRGQVGLLALWAAYAGVFMAMRGATMLLRVRGEEWMGL
- a CDS encoding IclR family transcriptional regulator — translated: MSNRAAKGQSTVQSVSRALEILEIVARAGMPIGITEIAEATKLPMPTIHRLLHTLIASGYVYQTPRRRYALGTRLISLSRYAGGALGVALRPLLTKTVEELGESVSVAMLDQDFARYIAHVPSERSMRMFTEVGNQVSLHATGVGKAILAAMPSSQAGKTIDRCELRALTPRTITDPQALREHIDLVRERGYAIDDNEHEVGVCCVAVAVPGDLYLAVSVAAPVGRIDLDTVETHAVPVLRETASSIAQLLAEERRAAEEERQAAGIE
- a CDS encoding LacI family DNA-binding transcriptional regulator, producing MPAKDERSRAVRLASDGERSADTPSHLPGRGGAAVEGIPASGRSRLGGRGVSIRDVAALAEVSPQTVSRVVRGQSNVREQTARRVREAMDQLGYVPNRAARALRSGTLGTIGVVGHQLSRTGEAHITEAVVAALREADRPVTLVDTPSSNPEDISRALEFLGQYVDGLIVLRLETPLAALSSGRRNLPIVLSDFRPSVQYTAVGSDQAAGTRAAVSHLLELGHETVHHIAGPTHSLQALARERAWMETLWETGRSVPPVFRGDWTPRSGYQLGQRIAENPDITAVYCANDEMALGLLRALYEAGRRVPDDVSVIGFDNLVAEWMWPPLTTISQDFAAVGRNLVSALLAVMEDPEGVQPQQILIPTQLIVRESTAPPRTIGPSTLHRVL